A genomic segment from Micropterus dolomieu isolate WLL.071019.BEF.003 ecotype Adirondacks linkage group LG03, ASM2129224v1, whole genome shotgun sequence encodes:
- the si:dkey-152b24.7 gene encoding 1-phosphatidylinositol phosphodiesterase-like, whose protein sequence is MKAGYRCLLFHCVLLSVTFMCHGKDLFFNDNGNLILPGSYNIPWMSGIEDFRALSLLTIPGTHDSMALYGGPELECQSLSLKDQLRAGIRFLDLKVFGLGNTLYVMHGVMYQHSTLKDVIDTVQAFLSEFKTEAVLIRVQPESFEKTTVNEMVQSLIGNDQRFWVSSAMPTMGQIRGKIVFLQMNTFTLGIPLIDTNGKGNTKVTNVNDKDNKIIKQLNQATLACGGDNAVVTYTSGTGFGTFWGMFLTPKRVAEKVNPWLNQYLRQFYPNQPRPCFGIIAMNFPGIDLIQTVANLNINGW, encoded by the exons ATGAAGGCTGGTTACAGGTGTCTGCTTTTCCACTGCGTTTTGTTGTCTGTCAC TTTTATGTGCCATGGAAAAGACCTGTTCTTCAATGACAATGGAAACCTCATACTCCCGGGGTCCTACAATATTCCATGGATGTCAGGCATCGAGGATTTCCGcgccctctctctcctcaccaTCCCTGGCACCCATGATAGCATGGCCCTGTACGGAGGTCCAGAGCTCGAATGCCAGTCCTTGTCCCTGAAGGATCAGCTCAGGGCTGGCATTCGTTTCCTGGATCTCAAAGTGTTTGGACTGGGTAACACCCTCTATGTCATGCATGGAGTGATGTACCAACACAGCACTCTCAAGGACGTCATAGACACTGTCCAGGCTTTCCTGTCAGAGTTTAAGACCGAGGCTGTGCTCATTAGAGTGCAACCAGAGTCTTTTGAGAAGACCACTGTAAATGAAATGGTGCAGAGTCTGATTGGCAATGACCAGCGTTTCTGGGTGTCCTCTGCAATGCCAACTATGGGTCAGATTAGGGGGAAAATTGTCTTTTTGCAGATGAACACCTTCACACTTGGAATTCCCCTTATTGATACAAATGGGAAAGGTAACACCAAAGTCACCAACGTTAACGATAAAGACAACAAAATAATCAAGCAGCTGAACCAAGCCACTCTAGCCTGTGGAGGTGATAATGCTGTTGTGACTTACACTAGCGGCACTGGCTTTGGTACTTTCTGGGGAATGTTTCTGACTCCAAAAAGAGTGGCTGAAAAGGTAAATCCATGGCTCAATCAATACCTGAGACAGTTTTACCCTAATCAGCCCAGACCATGTTTTGGTATCATTGCCATGAACTTCCCTGGCATTGACCTCATTCAAACTGTTGCCAACTTAAACATaaatgggtggtga